The Gemmatimonadota bacterium nucleotide sequence AAGGATGTGCGCGAGACGTTTTGGTGGGCAGTTATCAGTTTAGGATATGTAGGGCTTTATGGCTGGGGTTTCGGACAATCTCAGGTGTTTGGGCTTGTATAAGTTTGAAAATTTGATATTTTAAAAAAGAAAACGGTCTGGCACTCTTCTATGCGAATTATCTTGGATACCAATGTGCTTGTTTCTGCACTGCGATCAGACCTGGGGGCTTCATATAAGATTATATCTCAATTGCCTTCCGAGAATTTTCAGATCGCTCTGACGGTACCTTTGTATTTGGAGTATCAAGATGTTCTTACACGTCCAGAAAACATGACTGGTGCGAGTAACCGAAATGACATTCTCAACTTTCTTCGTTATCTGTGCAGCATTGCACATCAACAAAAAGTGTTCTTTCTATGGCGTCCCAGGCTTGACGATCCAGAAGATGATATGGTGTTAGAAGCAGCTATAGCTTCTCAAAGTCTTTATATTGTCACTCACAATCTCCGTCATTTTTCTGACCGTGGTATTGAGGAACAATTCGGTATTACGCCTGTCAGCCCTCGGACCTTTCTACATCTTATTGAGGATTAAGAACGATGGGTGCATTCACTATTCACTTGCCAAATTCACTGCATGACAAAATCGAAGAACTGGCCAAAGCAGAAGGTTTATCGGTCAATCAGTTTATGGTGACCGCTGCTGCTGAAAAGATAGCTGCATTACTTCCAGAGGACTATCTAACTCAAGAGGCGAAACAAGGCAAACGTGCGGATTTTGAAAAAGTCTTAAAGGCCGTTCCCCACATTGAACCAGAAGAACACGACCGGCTCTGAATATATGCCATCTTTCTGACTTGAACCATCCGTCCCTGTCTGGATCAGCATGGGCAAAATTCTTCTGTCGGAGCGGTGTACAACTTTAACAGAAGTTCACCATTATTTAGGATACCCCCCACACCTCCTGAGCCTCGTTGTTCTATCTATCCTCTCATCCTCACCCATCCTGTAATATCTCTGCTTGTCCTAAAACTTTTCAATGTTCATAAAGTGGGAAATCTATGTACATTCCAGACACCTTATCGTCTAATCCAAAATGGGCTGAATGGATCGAACGGCTGCCAGATATCGTCGCTGCGTGTGCAAAGCGGTGGGATCTTCGAATTGAAGACCCCATGACAGAAGAGTATGCCGAGATGTCCTATAGCTATATCGCACCAGCGACGGATGCGAAGGGCACAGAGGTTGTTCTGAAAATTGGCTCGCCCGTGCAACTGGCGGAAATCTGGCAACAAGAGTGCCACGCGCTGCAACTTTGCAATGGTAATGGTACGGTCAAGTTACTCGATTTTGACGAGGCTTTGGGCGTGCTGATGCTCGAGCGCATCCGCCCAGGTGTTCCTCTGGGTGTTTGCCCGGATGACGAGGAGAATACGCGCATTGCCGCTCGACTGATGAAAAAGTTCTGGCAACCCGTTCCAAAAATTCACAGTTTTCGACCAACAGCTTATGAAATAGATGGTTTTGACAAGTTGCGCCAAAAATACAATGGTAGTACCGGGCCGCTGCCCGAAAAATGGGTTGTGCGCGCCGAAATGCTTTACGATGAGTTGATGAGCACCAGTACAGAAACGGTTGTTTTGCACGGCGATTTGCACCACTGGAATATCTTGAGTTCAGAGCGCGAGCCGTATCTCGTCATTGATCCCAAAGGTTATTTTGGCGATCCGGGTTACGAGGTCGGTGCTTTTTTGGCGAATTATCCCGACGCATCCTGTGAAGGATGTGACCGGGGCGAAATCGATGTTCGCCGCGTGGAGATTATGGCCGAAGAATTGGATATCCCGCGCGAGCGAATTATTAAATGGGGTCTGGTTCTGGCTTTAATCTGGGCGAGGTGGAGTGAGGATACGCCCGAAGAATTTTGGCGTACAGATATCAGTCGCGCCCAGGCGTTGGATCAGTTGCTTTAGATGATGTGTCATATCACACTAACCGTAAGGAGATTTTATGTCTGACCGTCCAAATATTCTGATGATTATGTCCGATGAGCACGACCCGGCAGTGATGGGGTGTTATGGGGATTCTATTGTGCAAACGCCACATATGGATCGACTATCAGAAGAAGGTGTTGTGTTTGATGCGGCTTATACGACGTCACCGCTTTGCGCGCCTGCGCGTGCGAGTTTTACGGCGGTGCAATACGTGAGTCGCTGTGGGGTGTGGACCAATGATTGTCAGTTGCCTTCTGACGATTATCCTTCGCTGCCTCACGCGCTGAATGCGGTGGGCTATGAATGCTGGCTGGGAGGCAAGATGCATTTTGCGGGTGCGCATCGCTATGGTTTTCGCGATGTTTATCCCGGTACGAACCAGGGTGACAGGAGTGGCAAGGGCGGGCGGCGAGCGTTTGATGATCTGAGTGAATCGAGTTTTGGTTGGGAAGGACGGGTGGCGGCTTTTAAGACGAGTGATACATCGCCCGTTTTGGAGAAGGACCGCAAGGTGACGGCGGAGTGCAGTGCGTTTTTGCAGAATCGATCGGCGGATGATAAGCCGTTCTTTTTGCTAGCCGGTTATGTGGCACCGCATTTTCCGTTGACTATTCCAGAAGAATATTACGCGCCTTACAAAGATAAGGTGCCCATGCCCGAGATTCCCGAGGGTTTTTTGGATACGTTGCCGACCAATTACAAGCATTTGCGCGCCGGGTTTGGGGTGACAAAGGCGACGCCCGAGCAGACGAAGTTGGGGCGGGAGCTTTACTGGGGTTTTGTGAATTGGCTGGACGATGAGGTCGGCAAGTTGCTCGCCGCGCTCAATGATTCCGAAGTGGCGGATAATACGATTGTGATTTACTGCACGGATCACGGCGAGAACAAGGGCGATCACGGGTTGTGGTGGAAGAACAATATGTATGAGCACGCTTCGCGGACGCCGCTGATTGTATCTTTTCCAAAACGCTGGGCAGGGGGACAACGGCGGACGGGTGTGTGTTCACTGGTGGATCTGGCGCAGACGATAGCAGAGATCGGCGGGGCGGAACGCTCGGATGACTGGGATGGCGAGTCGTTGCTCAATTATCTGGACGATGGGAATAGCGAGTGGCGGGATATTGCTGTGAGCGAATACTACGCCCACAATATTGCGTCGGGTATGACAATGGTTCGGCAGGGTCCGTGGAAATACGTGTATCACGCGCGGTTTGACGAGGTGCATGGACCCGAACGGGAGTTGTACAATTTGGAGGAGGATGCCGGGGAATTTAACAATCTGGCAAATGATCCCGCGCAGGCCGATCGCATTGCGCAATTGCACGATTTGTTGGCGAGGGAATTGAGACGCGATCCCGAAGATGCCGAGGCGCAAAGCCGAGCGGATTTGGCGAAGGGGTATTGATGGACCTGTCGTTATACGAGACGATCTGGCTGGTCGGCGCGGCGATTGCCGCCGGGTTGCTCTGGGGCATTTTTGTTTCGGCGATAAAGCGGAAGGGTACGCCGCTGCCGCTGTTGTTGTTGATTTCGGCGGGGGCACTCTGGTACACGGGGGATGCGTTGCGCATTTTGATCGCGCAGGCTGCGCCGGATGCCG carries:
- a CDS encoding putative toxin-antitoxin system toxin component, PIN family — encoded protein: MRIILDTNVLVSALRSDLGASYKIISQLPSENFQIALTVPLYLEYQDVLTRPENMTGASNRNDILNFLRYLCSIAHQQKVFFLWRPRLDDPEDDMVLEAAIASQSLYIVTHNLRHFSDRGIEEQFGITPVSPRTFLHLIED
- a CDS encoding toxin-antitoxin system HicB family antitoxin, whose amino-acid sequence is MGAFTIHLPNSLHDKIEELAKAEGLSVNQFMVTAAAEKIAALLPEDYLTQEAKQGKRADFEKVLKAVPHIEPEEHDRL
- a CDS encoding phosphotransferase, whose protein sequence is MYIPDTLSSNPKWAEWIERLPDIVAACAKRWDLRIEDPMTEEYAEMSYSYIAPATDAKGTEVVLKIGSPVQLAEIWQQECHALQLCNGNGTVKLLDFDEALGVLMLERIRPGVPLGVCPDDEENTRIAARLMKKFWQPVPKIHSFRPTAYEIDGFDKLRQKYNGSTGPLPEKWVVRAEMLYDELMSTSTETVVLHGDLHHWNILSSEREPYLVIDPKGYFGDPGYEVGAFLANYPDASCEGCDRGEIDVRRVEIMAEELDIPRERIIKWGLVLALIWARWSEDTPEEFWRTDISRAQALDQLL
- a CDS encoding sulfatase-like hydrolase/transferase; the protein is MSDRPNILMIMSDEHDPAVMGCYGDSIVQTPHMDRLSEEGVVFDAAYTTSPLCAPARASFTAVQYVSRCGVWTNDCQLPSDDYPSLPHALNAVGYECWLGGKMHFAGAHRYGFRDVYPGTNQGDRSGKGGRRAFDDLSESSFGWEGRVAAFKTSDTSPVLEKDRKVTAECSAFLQNRSADDKPFFLLAGYVAPHFPLTIPEEYYAPYKDKVPMPEIPEGFLDTLPTNYKHLRAGFGVTKATPEQTKLGRELYWGFVNWLDDEVGKLLAALNDSEVADNTIVIYCTDHGENKGDHGLWWKNNMYEHASRTPLIVSFPKRWAGGQRRTGVCSLVDLAQTIAEIGGAERSDDWDGESLLNYLDDGNSEWRDIAVSEYYAHNIASGMTMVRQGPWKYVYHARFDEVHGPERELYNLEEDAGEFNNLANDPAQADRIAQLHDLLARELRRDPEDAEAQSRADLAKGY